In Stomoxys calcitrans chromosome 2, idStoCalc2.1, whole genome shotgun sequence, the following proteins share a genomic window:
- the LOC106083197 gene encoding mitochondrial import inner membrane translocase subunit Tim16, which translates to MAKYLAQIIVLGTQAIGRAFAKALKQEIAASQEAARRAGGGRQGEKRAEANARSGMTLEEAKQILNVDDLKNLEDVNKKYQHLFDVNDKAKGGSFYLQSKVFRAKERIDDELKETLKSAKTSTSATEDATGPGDKQR; encoded by the exons ATGGCAAAATATTTGGCGCAAATCATTGTTTTGGGTACACAGGCGATTGGACGTGCCTTTGCCAAGGCATTGAAACAAGAAATTGCAGCCTCTCAAGAGGCTGCACGCCGAGCCGGTGGTGGCCGTCAGGGTGAGAAAAGGGCAGAAGCCAATGCCCGATCAG GCATGACTTTGGAAGAAGCTAAACAAATATTGAATGTCGATGATTTAAAGAATTTGGAAGACGTCAACAAAAAGTACCAACATTTATTCGATGTCAATGACAAAGCAAAAGGTGGTTCCTTTTATCTGCAATCCAAGGTATTCCGCGCCAAAGAACGTATCGATGATGAACTCAAAGAGACTTTGAAATCCGCAAAAACATCAACGTCCGCGACAGAGGATGCAACAGGGCCGGGTGACAAGCAACGATGA